Below is a window of Christensenella minuta DNA.
CAATAGGGAGGGGGCAGCTTGCGCCGCCCCAATCCTTATTCAGCCTCTTTTTTCTTGGATTCTTTCTTTTCTTCTTTTTGCAGCACAAACCCCAGCTTAATAAACTGATCCTTTTTGTCCGCGTCATCGGTCACGGCGGTATGGCCGCCTTTCTTCAACCTATAAATCACGCTCACGCACCTGCCTTCGCCGCGCTTACGTTCGAGACGCCCGCTTTTGTGCCCCCGGTTACATACAGGCGCACAAGGTAGTCCTTGCCCGCTTGCAAGCCCGTGAGCGTTGCCGCGCTGTCCGAAGCAGTCTTGTTGTCTACCGTGATCCAATCGCTGCCCTGCGATACCTGAATGGCCACATTGGACGCGCCCGTTGCAGCCGTCCACGCAAGCGTGATTTCGCCCGCCGCCGATCCGGCAGATGCCACAAGGTCAGATACCGGCGTTACCGTGTTGTTATATCCCGCAACCGTGAAGTTGGGTGAAGAAAACCATCCGTTAACCGGATCGGAAAGCTGCGCCAATGTTAATGTATGCAAGGGATCGTCGCTGTCGAGAATATGCCGCCGTTCCCCGTCAGAGATACGTTTAAGCGCAGTATGCATGATCGTTTTTCCCTGATATGTAACGCCGCTTCCGCCTTTGGTGTTATAGTCCTCTTGCTGTTTTGAGAATTTTCCTTTTAATACCCAGATAAAGCGGTATTCCCCGTTGGACTTTTGCGATCTGAACCCAATAGCGACCTCCGGCGCGTTATCGGCCTCCCCTTCGATCACCATTCCGTTCGCATCCCTTTGCAGCCCCAATAAGTCGGCATATATGGCGGGCAACAGATCGGCCACTGTAATTGTGGTCTGTACCTCTCCGTCTGCCGCATAGCTTTCATATGTCCCGTCGTCTGCGTCGTACGATCCATTCTGCGTGTTGGGGTTATACCCAACCGTATTCACGCCCTGCATCCACACGGGCGCAGAATAAACAGTACCTTCCGGTGTATCGGAAAGCACCTTTGCATAATACAACTGGTCTACGCCAATTCTCGGTCTTGGTTTACTCACTTATTCTTCCTCCTTTGTGATGTAATAACTTCTTTTCAATAAGAGATTCCCGTTTTCGTCGCGATCCTGAATGATCCCGCTCATGGCGGGCTGGGCACGGAAATATTGGACGTCGTTTATAACAACGCCCTCCGGGAGTTCTCCATCTTCAAATCCAATTGCTTTGAGCGCATTGTGCGCCTCTTTTAGTTTTGCGTACCCATCAGGATAACGCTTTGTCCGCACGCATATTTGCAGGCCCGGTACTTCCGTACCTGCGATCTGATTCCCCGGCTGTCCCTGGTACTCGTAAAGCGCCATGCACTCAACAGGCGAATCAGGAAGCAGCGACAGGAATATATATTTCCCAACCGCTCCAATCCCGCGCTCCTGTAAATACCTTCCCATATCCTGAATCATCATCTGATTGCATCGCCTGCCTTTTTCCTGATATGTTCGACATACCTTTCGGCATTTTCATTGAACGGATCTTCTAGATATTTTGCTTTGCCGCCTTTTGGATGGTTGTAGCCTAGTTCTTCGTGCTGCTTCATCGCATACGGAAGATCATAGCCCACGGTCACATCAAGCAGCTCCTCCGTCACCGCACAATCGGCGCGGAGATCGCCAGTATCTACCGGGGCCTCCTGTACGGATTTGCTTTGCAGGTCAACACCGCAGTCCACAAGCCCGTCCTGCACTGAATTTGTAATAGCATCAAGCGCCTGATCGCCGTACCAATTCAAACTCATAGATACGCCTCCCATCCGCATATTGTGCCGTCGCGTTCTATCCACTCGCCAGCGCTAATCACTTCCGACCCATCGATCTTGTCGTTCGGTCTCACTTCGACCGTGCTGTAAACCGTGGTATTGGAAACGACCGTGTTTCCTTCCGCGTCGCGTATCATCTTACGATTCGCCTCTTTTCTGGCTTTAATTTCTACCGCTGGCTCGTATCCTGACGCGCCCCACTCGTCCGGCCCGGCCGCGCGCTCCAGCGTCACAGTCTGATTGCAATATTGCCCCAATCTGTTACCGTACCTCATAACCGCCTCCCGTGTATGGCCGGATCAATTCCTGCGCCCTCACGCTTGCAAGAGCAGATTGCAATGATCCAACCGAAGCCTTATCGAAGCTCTCGGACAAATGTCCGATGGAATACGACTGAACCGGGCCATTTCGTATTTCCCGGTTTTCCGTTGCCTCTGATGGGCTTATGATCTCTAAGGCTTCCTCGATCTGCGCTGCTTTTATGGCCTGCGGCACCTCTCTTAATTCTGGGTACCGGTCAACCTCCGGCGCATACAGAACGCCATCGATCATGGCGTAATTCTCCCCAAAGTAACGCGGAAACGCCAAAGGCTGTGGAAAAGCAAATTTTACGCCCCGGAACGTCAACGAATCCAGCGCGGCACAGGCGCGGCGGAGGGCGATTTCCTTATCGTCCCCGCGTTTTCCCACGCCATGCGCTGTTCATCCGTGGATAGGTAATGCATTGCGATATATGCGCCCGCTTCTTCTGTGGTCACATATGTGTCAATGCCCGTTGTAAGGCCCATGCCAGACCACCCGCCTTATGCTTTTGACGCGACTGTTGCCTCGCCGTACTTCTTGCATTTGTTACTTCCGTCTACTTCGGCAATCCCGATCTTATTACCAGTGGTTGCCGTGATGTCCGATGTTCCGTCCCAGACTGTCCAGCCGGATGTAAGGCTCTGGTCGTAGGTCGGGGCTGTAATGGATGCACCCGTCTTATACTTATAGCTGTTTCCGCTGCTAATCGACGGCTGCACTGTTACTTTTGTATTCCCAGATGCAGTACCCTCTACCGATGTAACCGACAGGGTGCCGGGCGCAATGTCGCCATAATACTGGATCAGGTCAGGCATGACCTCTTTGGTGCCGTAATAATAGAACAATTCCAACGCATACGCATCAGCAAGGCCAATTTTTTCCGCCGCATACGGTTTCGGAAGAACCGGCTGCGCAATCGAGCCATAAACCATGACCACGAATTTCGCCCCTGCCGGAAGATACACGGAACTATCCACCCTTACTCCGTGGAATGCGTTGAACGATTCCGCCGCAGTGTCGATATTTGAGTTTTCCACCGAATCCAGATACTTTCGGATTTCACCATAGAATTCCGGGCTTGCTGTTACGTGGATCATATCACGCGGCACACCATCAACATAATTATTTTTTGTTGTTTCCACGCTCTGTATCGCTGCTTCAAGGATATCCTGTGCGGCGCTTTCGCTTGTAGAGAACTTTGTCCCCGTTTCAACCGCTTTGTCGAAAAATGCGCGTTCCAGCTCACGGGACATTGAAAGCGTATGGTTTTGAGTCCTTCTCACAATAAGGCCTTCCACTCCATAAAGCTTCGTGTCCTTTTCTTCAAGTTCTTCCACGATTTCGCGGTCAACGTCAATCTGTACCGTAACAGGCTTCGCCTTTACGAGATCGCCCTTTGCTGCCGCCCGCGCTGTGCCGTATTCTTTAGACTCCGAATTTGCAAACCGTTTTGCTTCCACGCTACCCGTTGTCGGATCGCCACTTAGGTCTTTGTTTTTTAGCATCGACGATATCATCCTGTGCTGGATATTGTCGATTACAACGCCATAACGTTCCGCAAGGAAATCTTTTCCTTCCGGGTCAAGTAGCATGCTTAAACTTGTGATTCTTGCCATTTGTATTTATCCTCCTAAATCATTGTTGGCGGCGTTTTTTTATCTTCTTCGTTTTTCGCCGGATTTCCGCCGCTTCCCGGCAGTTCTACGCCCGCTACCCATGCGGGATTGTTTTTTGCTACCGTCTGGATAGCATCTTCAATAGATGTGTCATCATTTACACGCGCCATTGCGAGAATCACAGCGTCTTCCAGATGCTCAGTTTTGATGCCTGCGCTTATCGCAGCAATCATGGCGTTTGCCTTAGCCTCTTTTGCCGCTGCACCGCGTAAGGCTTCCTCCGCCTTGCGTTGCGCTTCGCTTACTTTGTCAGCTTCAGACTTTTGGGAATCCATAAACTTGATGAATTCATCCTTGTGCGCCTTATATAGCTCTATGTCCTCTTTCTCAAGACCTTTAAGTCTTTTCCTGACAATCCCATCCGCGATCTTTTGCGCTTCCGATTTCACATCCCCCGTTTTACGCTCGTCAGCGCCTTCTTGTCCGCTTTCGCTTTGCGCCTGTGGGTTTTCCCGTTCCGCGTCTCCCGCGCCGTCTTGTGCGCTTGCAACGCCCGTTCCTGCCCCGTCTGCGTCCATAAAAGGAAATAAATATTTCAGCATAATTGCCTCCCCGTTTTAGGGCCGTCGCCCGTTATCTCCCGGTTTTTCCCAACTCCGTAAAAGGGTATTAAAAAACCACCCTCGAAAGAGTGGTATTCATTCAATATTGCTTATCTTTCAAGCAGAAGCTTGGTTGCTATCTTTTTAAGTTCTTCATTGCTTTTTGATTCTAATGTCTTTTCACGCCACGGCATTATATGTTGTTTCGAAAAAGGCATTCTAAATCCCCAATCGAATTCACTTACCGCGAACGGCATTTCGGCCCCGTACCAGAAATCATCCGTTACCGGAAAAAAACCGAGTTTTAAAAGCAATTCTCTCCGTTCGTTCGACATCTATATTTCCTCCCAAACAAAAAGAACGCTATTTCAGCGTTCTGCTTAGTCGTTTATTATTTTTTCTATTTCGTCGCGCTTCACAGTTATGGTGTCCCAATCCTTTGGCGACGAGCCGACATCTACGTCAAAAACATCCTGATTCCCGTATATTTCAACAACCGCAGCCCGCCGACCATCTTTCAGCAGTACGGCATCATATTGTTTAATTTTTTCCATGTCTTTCAACCTCTTTTATATATGCGCTTGTCATCCATGTTTTATCTCCCTGAGTTTTCCAACCGACAATCACATTTGCAGGCTTACCCTTATTTCCATACAAGATAATCTTTTGCGTATACGCCGTTCCGTATTCGTCTAAATCGCGCAGCGTCGCCGGGTATTTCGTCGCCCTTGTCAATATCTCTTGTTGCAGGTCTTCCCAGCTATCTATATTATACCCTAAACGGCTTTGGAGCGCACGACCTTTTGCCAATCCGTCGGCATTTGTTCCCCCAAACAGGTATTGAGTGAATTTATCTTTTGCAGCCGTCGTTTTATCAGCATTCGGCAAGGCCAAATCAGGATGATCAATCAGTTTTTTCCTACGCCTATAGTCAAGCTGCGTATACTGCCACTTATCGTTTCCTGATTGCTTCATCCTGCGGAACCCTGAAAATGATTTTGGCGCGTCGTCTCCCAAAACCGCCTTATATCTTTGCCATTGTTTGCGATCAGTATACAGCTTGCGCTTTCTGTCCTGTCCGGTCCGATAGTTTGCTAGGCTCCTTTTTGCCTGTGCAGCCTGTTCCTTTGTCCATCCTTTCCCGCCGATGTCAAACGATCGGTTCGAGTAGTCGCGCATCTTCTGGATTTCTTCCGGCGGTTGCAGTTCTTCGATATATTGTGTCAATATGTGCCGGCAGTGCTGATGGAAATTCTGGTAAGCGCTCGACCACGGGGTATCGTAAAGCGCCGGATAATTCGGATCATTCCCGCTTACGCTGAATACCCGTCCCTGATATGGTTCGCATATTGGGCATGAACCAAAATGCGAGGACATTTTTACTAAATCGTTGCCAATCCGTACGCCTAAGTTAATGTTTGCTGTGTTTTGCGCCTCGTGTACCGTTGACCGGGCCACAAGCTCCGCGTAAGCGTCGAGGCTCATATAGCACTTCTTGCCACCGCGCATATACTCAAGCGCAGCAACGCCTTTTTCTTCAAGCATTTGCACAAGGTTGCGCTGCATCTGCCTTACAGTCTGCCCTGATGATACCTTTTCGAGAGAAGCCTTTATTCCGGCCTTTCGTATCTCATCATCCATCATGCGCCCTACATGGCCAACCGCGTTTGTAAGGTCGGCATTCAGATTCCTTTGCAGGATGGATACTGCGTCAAAATCTGCCGATGTCGCCTTTCCAATATTTGGCGGTGTTTTTCCCGCCGCCCTGTATTGTGCATTTACCCCACGCTGCGCCTGCTGAATGCCTTCGCTGTATATTTGTGGGATATGCCGGACGCTCCATGCTTCCGTTGCGGCGTACAACCCAGCAAGGATTGCGGATATCCGCGCCATCAGTTTGTGCTTGTACTCTCCTTGTGTTCCTTTAGCCTCTTTTCCAATTTCCTGCGTTATCTCATCCTGGGCCTGTTTGTACTGCTGTATTAATTCCTTCGCTCTGTCCATCGGTTATCTCCATTGGCCGGTACACTGTAGGATTCTGCGCCGCTTCTTCCGTTTCGATCCTGTCAATTTCCTCCTGTGCTGCCTCGTCGTCAAGATCGCCCCATTCCTTAACTGCCGTCGTTTGGCTCATGAACGGTTTGTTTCCTGTTGCCATCGCTAGGATTTCCGCATTCTCGCGCCTGTCGTCCGGCAAGCCGTCCTTCCAGGCAGCCGCTATGTCTTTTGTATCTATCTTCATATTGTTTGCCATCGCCACAAGCCGCACAACCCGTTTTAGCGTCTGCGTGTTGATCCCTGCGACCCTTCGGGCTTTAATCAACGGCGAAGTCATGCGCAGTCTTAACGCGGTTCCGCTATTGGCCTCGCCTTTCCCCGCTCCCTCTAAAAAGGCCGCGCCCATTTCCGACAGTGTATAAAGTTGATTCGTTAACCAATCAATCTCCCATTGCGTCGCCTGTAAATTCCCTTCCCACGTCATATACTCCGGCTTGGCGTCTGTTTCACGGTCTCTCGGGAAATAGTTTCCAGGCACAAATATTTGTTCCCCGGTTATGGGGTCCTCCCTCAACGCGGTGCGTGGGCCTATTACAGTCGGCACGCTATGCTTGTCTAGTATTAAATCCATGCAATACAACCGCCACATTAATTGCCGCAGGATATCCGCTATTACCCCGTAATCGTCAATACCGTATATGCTTTTAGATTGCCCAACGTTGGAAAACACTTTGACCGCGTAATCGTCCGCGCCCGTCGTTTTCATTTCGCTGCTTAACAGTTTTCCGAACTTCATCGGAACTTTATCCCCAGCCCCCTTTTGAGCTTCGTAGCGCCGTATTTCATACTTCCCAATGTCGTGTATCTCGGCATATATTCCCCCGTTTGCGTAAAAGGCAATCACATGCTGCGTGACGTGTTTTGTGTCATAAGCGTCTACAACCGGATACCAGTTTTCGGGCGGAACGATGGATATACGGTCGCCGAGGACTTTAACGGGCGAATTGCCGAACCTCGAAACGTCCATGATTGCTTCATACAGTGTGTTCGCAAATCCCATATTATCCAGAACATCATTCAGCTCATCCGATTTTTTCTTCCCAACTGTGATCGTCGGCATTTCACCGCAAACAAAATCCGCAGTTTTCTTAGTTAATAACTGCGGATAGTTGATTACCGTATTCACATCGACATTTCGCTTTTTCAAGTAGTCCGCTAATTTCTGGAAATCCGCCCCGAAAACATCTTTATGTTTCCCTTCAAACAGCTTTTCGTTTGCTTCGTACCGTTCAAGACGTTTCTTTTCACATTCCGGCGGAAAAGGTTTCCCGGTTCCGATCCAATCTAAATTTGTAAGCATTTTTACTCTTTCCCCGTCGCTTTCAACTTTTCGTTTAAGTATAGTTTTGCGAATAGTTGAGCTCCTTTTTGCATAATTTCTATTTCATATTCACAAAACATTGCTGAATATTCAGTTTTTCAAGCAAAATATTCAGTTTTTCTTCCTCATTTATGACCGCATAAAAATACAGAATCAGTAATATACGTCGATAAACCGTCCGCCTAGTGGCTCGTATACCGCCAGCGCAAGAGCGTCCGCAAGGTCGGGCGAATGCAAACCGCGCTTCTTCATTTCTTCTTTGCGTTCAAGCTCGATCTCCCCGTTGCTGTTGATCCTGTACTTGCGATCCGATAGCTGGATGATCTGCTCATCATCGTAAAACAATTCTATTTCGCCGCATTTCAGCATATTGCGAACTGTGCCCCACATTAGACCTGTTGAATTCGCCATTTCAACCGGGTCTTCTCCTCGAATTTTGCCGCCCCGTCCTCCGAAATGGCATTCCCGGAGAACGCAGGGCAGGCCCTGTTCCCGTAAACGGTCATATACGCCGACCCCGAGACCGTCGCAATCAATTTTTACCCGCGTTTCAACCCCCGGATATTCATCGTTGTACCGCTTCACCATAGCCGCTATATGCCCTGCGATTTCCATCGTGTCATTGTGGGCGTATATCTCCGGTCTTTGCTGGTATCGTCTGTCAAACAGCGGGCATATGACGCTCTTGTCGTCGCCGTACCGCGCCACATCAACGCCAATGTCTATTACTTTCTCGGCTTTTGTTACCACGGACTTCTTGCTACACTTCTCCACCCACTCCAGAGCGATGAAACTATCCGCAGCCTGCTTCGGAAACTCACCAGCCACGCGCACCCGGAAGACATCTGAATCCTCGCCGTACATCTCTATAATCATACGTACGAATTCAGCGTCTACGCGCGGCGACTGTGCGCTTGATACATGGAATCCGTTATATAACTTCCGGCTCCTATTGTGAGAATCAAAAAAGAACCCCGAGAGGTTCGTAGGATTCCCGCACATCAGCAGTTTTGCGTCCGGCGTTGATAACGCTCCAAGCACCGGTTCGAATATCTTATCCGGTACGCCGCTTGCCTCATCGATAATATACAAGATATGCTCGGCATGGAAGCCTTGCAGCGCATCGGGCTTTGTTGCTGTCCTGGGCACCGCGAACCAGTTTTCCGGATGGCCTTTCATATACACCCGTTCATACGTCCACTCTATTTCAGTTTTCAGTTTGGAGCCGTTCAGCCATTTTGCCACTTCCGCCCAAAGGATATCATAAAGTTGATGCTTCGTTGGTGCCGTGCATGGTATCTTTGGAGATGGCCGCGTACACAAAAACCAAAGAATCAGCCACGATTCCAGCGCAGATTTCCCAATACCGTGCCCACTTCGGACCGTGGTTCTTGGGTTATTAGCCACACTGCGCATGATATCTGCCTGTACATCGTCAGGCGTTACGCCGATTAAGTCAACGGCAAATTCTACTGGGTGATCGACATAATAGTTGATTGCGTCAGCGTTCATTTCTTCTACTTAGCCACGCTTGCTCTACAGCAGCCGCCAAACTGTCCCCTGCTTCAATCTTGGTTTCCTGCTTGTCTTTCCATCCAAACTGTTTCAATGCAAATATGTCCCCACCGTTGCCTCTTCCGATCAATCTTTTTTCGTATGCATTCTCAATTTTGAGCTTCGCCTTTTTTACCGCGTTGGAATATTCGTCTTTCCCTTGGTAATCTATGAGGACATCCCGTGTTGTTTCCAACGCAAGAGCAAGGCCCGTGACTGTCAACGGTTCGCCCGTTCCTTCGCAATCCGCAAAGTATTTATCTATTGCATCCTGCAATGCCTTAACAGTTTTAAATTTTAACGGCCTTCCCCGTTTGTTCTCTGACATATTCTCACCTATACTCTTTCCCCGTCTGCTTATCCAGAAATACAATCCGGTCTGTTATGATATATCCTGCCGCCTTTGCCATCCTATGCAGAAGGCTGACAAACTCCATTGCCTTTTTGTCCGCGAATAGGTATTTATCTGCATTGTCTATTGCTTCTTTAGCCGTTGTATCAAGACAGTGGCTTTCGTTGTATACACTGCTTCCCATATTTTCTCCTTAAACAAAAACGCCACCCATCAGGATGACGCTATTCCCCGCATGGCTCCCCGGGCGCTGGTTCATTCGCCACTTGCGCACCTCTGGTACTGCATACGGATTATTAACTTCATGCCACACCATTAGCATTGAGCCTATTAGCGTGGAAGGACATCATCCTACAACATGGTAGGTGATTTCAAGCCCGCTATTTATATGTCGCTGCGGGCAAGCGGCAATCATTTAATCCTATTCCGCTCTAAAACCTGCTCTTATCTGTGCAGGAAACCTACGGCTTGGTTTTTTCGGGTATCAGCCAGCTTGGGCGCACGGCTATTCCCGTTGGCACTCGACAGCTTCCCAAATGCCGCCTGATTATAGCGGTATGCGCCTACCCGCTTTCACGTGACTTTATTGACCTCTCCGCATGGAATCTTATAAAAGGGGCCGCTGATCTCTAGCCAGTCCGCTCCAGCCCGCCCCCGCGCAATTCTCCGCAGGCATACGGTTCACTGCATTTTATTCGCGGATTTTCGTGCGTTTCCATGCCTACCCACGCACTGGCACTGGTGGAGATGACGAGAATTGAACTCGTGTCCGCGAATTTCCTCTTCGGGCTTACATCGCGTCGAAACCATTCACATCCCCATATTGCTATGCCTACAGTCCCGCATCCCCCGTTAATATAGTTTTTCTTCTTGGGAAAGGAGATTCTCAAACATTCCCGCCTCACACGTCCTCGGCATAGCTAACCAGAAAGCTCTGGCTTATTTCATTGGCAA
It encodes the following:
- a CDS encoding major tail protein; translation: MSKPRPRIGVDQLYYAKVLSDTPEGTVYSAPVWMQGVNTVGYNPNTQNGSYDADDGTYESYAADGEVQTTITVADLLPAIYADLLGLQRDANGMVIEGEADNAPEVAIGFRSQKSNGEYRFIWVLKGKFSKQQEDYNTKGGSGVTYQGKTIMHTALKRISDGERRHILDSDDPLHTLTLAQLSDPVNGWFSSPNFTVAGYNNTVTPVSDLVASAGSAAGEITLAWTAATGASNVAIQVSQGSDWITVDNKTASDSAATLTGLQAGKDYLVRLYVTGGTKAGVSNVSAAKAGA
- a CDS encoding DnaT-like ssDNA-binding protein; its protein translation is MGKRGDDKEIALRRACAALDSLTFRGVKFAFPQPLAFPRYFGENYAMIDGVLYAPEVDRYPELREVPQAIKAAQIEEALEIISPSEATENREIRNGPVQSYSIGHLSESFDKASVGSLQSALASVRAQELIRPYTGGGYEVR
- a CDS encoding terminase small subunit, which translates into the protein MSENKRGRPLKFKTVKALQDAIDKYFADCEGTGEPLTVTGLALALETTRDVLIDYQGKDEYSNAVKKAKLKIENAYEKRLIGRGNGGDIFALKQFGWKDKQETKIEAGDSLAAAVEQAWLSRRNER
- a CDS encoding phage portal protein; protein product: MLTNLDWIGTGKPFPPECEKKRLERYEANEKLFEGKHKDVFGADFQKLADYLKKRNVDVNTVINYPQLLTKKTADFVCGEMPTITVGKKKSDELNDVLDNMGFANTLYEAIMDVSRFGNSPVKVLGDRISIVPPENWYPVVDAYDTKHVTQHVIAFYANGGIYAEIHDIGKYEIRRYEAQKGAGDKVPMKFGKLLSSEMKTTGADDYAVKVFSNVGQSKSIYGIDDYGVIADILRQLMWRLYCMDLILDKHSVPTVIGPRTALREDPITGEQIFVPGNYFPRDRETDAKPEYMTWEGNLQATQWEIDWLTNQLYTLSEMGAAFLEGAGKGEANSGTALRLRMTSPLIKARRVAGINTQTLKRVVRLVAMANNMKIDTKDIAAAWKDGLPDDRRENAEILAMATGNKPFMSQTTAVKEWGDLDDEAAQEEIDRIETEEAAQNPTVYRPMEITDGQSEGINTAVQTGPG
- a CDS encoding minor capsid protein; this translates as MMIQDMGRYLQERGIGAVGKYIFLSLLPDSPVECMALYEYQGQPGNQIAGTEVPGLQICVRTKRYPDGYAKLKEAHNALKAIGFEDGELPEGVVINDVQYFRAQPAMSGIIQDRDENGNLLLKRSYYITKEEE
- a CDS encoding phage minor capsid protein, which codes for MDRAKELIQQYKQAQDEITQEIGKEAKGTQGEYKHKLMARISAILAGLYAATEAWSVRHIPQIYSEGIQQAQRGVNAQYRAAGKTPPNIGKATSADFDAVSILQRNLNADLTNAVGHVGRMMDDEIRKAGIKASLEKVSSGQTVRQMQRNLVQMLEEKGVAALEYMRGGKKCYMSLDAYAELVARSTVHEAQNTANINLGVRIGNDLVKMSSHFGSCPICEPYQGRVFSVSGNDPNYPALYDTPWSSAYQNFHQHCRHILTQYIEELQPPEEIQKMRDYSNRSFDIGGKGWTKEQAAQAKRSLANYRTGQDRKRKLYTDRKQWQRYKAVLGDDAPKSFSGFRRMKQSGNDKWQYTQLDYRRRKKLIDHPDLALPNADKTTAAKDKFTQYLFGGTNADGLAKGRALQSRLGYNIDSWEDLQQEILTRATKYPATLRDLDEYGTAYTQKIILYGNKGKPANVIVGWKTQGDKTWMTSAYIKEVERHGKN
- a CDS encoding terminase, with protein sequence MNADAINYYVDHPVEFAVDLIGVTPDDVQADIMRSVANNPRTTVRSGHGIGKSALESWLILWFLCTRPSPKIPCTAPTKHQLYDILWAEVAKWLNGSKLKTEIEWTYERVYMKGHPENWFAVPRTATKPDALQGFHAEHILYIIDEASGVPDKIFEPVLGALSTPDAKLLMCGNPTNLSGFFFDSHNRSRKLYNGFHVSSAQSPRVDAEFVRMIIEMYGEDSDVFRVRVAGEFPKQAADSFIALEWVEKCSKKSVVTKAEKVIDIGVDVARYGDDKSVICPLFDRRYQQRPEIYAHNDTMEIAGHIAAMVKRYNDEYPGVETRVKIDCDGLGVGVYDRLREQGLPCVLRECHFGGRGGKIRGEDPVEMANSTGLMWGTVRNMLKCGEIELFYDDEQIIQLSDRKYRINSNGEIELERKEEMKKRGLHSPDLADALALAVYEPLGGRFIDVYY